Proteins from a single region of Chryseobacterium sp. W4I1:
- a CDS encoding TonB-dependent siderophore receptor: MKKKVLSVLSLSIAFWMNAQEKDSLKNKKIEEVVITGQYTQQSINKSIYKVEVIDAQQIKNMAATNVADVLNQTLNIQITPDTRSGNSTATMMGLNGNYVKILIDNIPVVGDTGLGSNIDLTKLSLNNVERIEIVKGSMGVEYGNGAVAGVINIITKKTNNKKISVRASLQEETVRNNYDLKKKGNGRHIQNINLDYNISDNWFANISFNHNQFMGYEGESKGYKYFERDNKRGYEWNPKDQYDTSALIRYSKNKTSFFYKLSYLYEKFNFYNPEVSRIPLNDGMGGALYESMDREYNTKRWAHQFNIQTNIGNIRYIGDFSYQNQNRKYHEYNYDIPNREVRINREDQSYYKTDVIYSRGMFSNFLNSKTFDFQLGYELDYTNGYAALIAGDFFGEAVKRKIFTYSNFLSAEWNISDKFSVRPGARLSVSENFDNQFNYSLSARYKTSETSNLRMVAGTANRFPTYDELYTYFVNINHDVQGNPDLNPEKGFSAGAFWDQNFTAKDWNIAYSVNALYLNVQDRIEMVLIKDPSTYKYMNMDKYRNMLLSANIDFRKDQLAFSLRGSVSGTSVNLNSLNHTSPTDYQYLVQAGASATYKLKNVNTGFALYYKYTGPGRNYVLESEAAGFRIGKVDDFHMMDFIVSQPFWKDHMELSVGVKNIFDVTTLNTTANPGTAHNGAADRLNLFYGRSYFARLIYQF; encoded by the coding sequence ATGAAGAAGAAAGTGCTTTCCGTTCTATCATTATCCATAGCCTTTTGGATGAACGCACAAGAAAAAGATTCTCTTAAAAATAAAAAAATAGAGGAAGTTGTTATTACAGGACAATATACACAGCAATCCATTAATAAATCAATATATAAAGTTGAAGTTATTGATGCCCAGCAGATCAAGAATATGGCTGCAACCAATGTGGCGGATGTTTTAAATCAGACTCTTAATATTCAGATTACTCCTGACACCCGCTCAGGGAATTCTACCGCTACGATGATGGGACTTAATGGCAATTATGTGAAAATTTTGATTGATAATATTCCCGTAGTAGGAGATACTGGCCTGGGCAGTAATATTGACCTTACAAAGCTTTCTTTGAATAATGTAGAAAGAATAGAGATTGTAAAGGGAAGCATGGGGGTAGAATATGGTAACGGCGCAGTAGCAGGAGTAATTAATATTATTACAAAGAAAACAAATAATAAAAAAATAAGCGTTAGAGCTTCTCTCCAGGAAGAAACAGTAAGAAATAACTATGACCTGAAGAAAAAAGGAAACGGAAGGCACATCCAGAATATTAACCTGGATTATAATATCAGTGACAACTGGTTTGCCAATATCAGTTTCAACCACAACCAGTTTATGGGGTATGAAGGAGAAAGTAAAGGATATAAATATTTTGAAAGAGACAATAAAAGAGGGTATGAATGGAATCCTAAAGATCAATACGACACTTCTGCATTGATCAGATATTCAAAAAATAAAACTTCTTTTTTCTATAAACTTTCTTACCTGTACGAGAAGTTTAATTTCTATAACCCGGAAGTTAGCAGAATTCCTCTAAATGACGGAATGGGTGGGGCACTTTATGAAAGCATGGACAGAGAATATAATACCAAGCGGTGGGCTCACCAGTTTAATATTCAGACCAATATTGGAAATATTCGTTATATAGGAGATTTCTCTTATCAGAACCAGAACAGAAAATACCATGAATATAATTATGATATTCCCAACAGGGAAGTCAGAATCAACAGAGAAGACCAATCTTATTATAAAACAGATGTGATTTATTCACGAGGAATGTTCAGTAATTTTCTTAACAGTAAAACTTTTGACTTTCAACTTGGCTATGAACTGGATTATACCAATGGATATGCAGCCCTGATTGCGGGAGACTTTTTTGGTGAAGCCGTGAAAAGGAAAATTTTTACTTATTCCAACTTTCTTTCTGCGGAATGGAATATTTCAGATAAATTTTCAGTCAGGCCGGGAGCAAGACTTTCAGTCAGTGAAAATTTTGATAACCAGTTTAATTACTCTCTGTCTGCAAGATATAAAACCTCTGAAACCTCCAACCTAAGAATGGTAGCCGGGACTGCCAACCGTTTTCCAACGTACGATGAGCTTTATACATACTTCGTTAATATCAACCATGACGTACAGGGTAATCCTGATTTAAATCCTGAAAAAGGTTTTTCAGCAGGTGCTTTCTGGGATCAGAATTTTACAGCGAAAGATTGGAATATTGCATATAGTGTGAATGCATTATACCTCAATGTACAGGATAGAATAGAAATGGTACTGATAAAAGACCCTTCTACTTACAAATATATGAATATGGACAAATACAGGAATATGTTGTTGTCCGCAAATATTGACTTTAGAAAAGATCAGCTTGCGTTTTCCCTTAGAGGTTCTGTAAGCGGTACTTCTGTCAATCTGAACAGCCTGAATCATACATCACCTACAGATTATCAATATCTTGTGCAGGCCGGAGCATCAGCAACCTATAAGTTGAAAAATGTCAATACAGGCTTTGCCTTATATTATAAATACACAGGCCCGGGAAGAAATTATGTATTGGAAAGTGAAGCTGCCGGTTTCAGGATTGGAAAAGTGGATGATTTCCACATGATGGACTTTATCGTGAGTCAGCCATTCTGGAAAGATCACATGGAACTTTCTGTGGGAGTGAAGAATATATTTGATGTAACTACTTTAAATACTACAGCAAATCCGGGAACTGCCCACAACGGAGCTGCAGACCGTCTTAATTTATTTTACGGAAGAAGTTATTTTGCAAGATTAATCTATCAATTTTAA
- a CDS encoding HmuY family protein, giving the protein MKYLKIFTLFSIITLQSCISADEDSVPAPPITGSVADVAIGGASEPNQVWIDLSDVNPQTKKVNQIINNRTNWDLGFYTGDGFHVVINGSIAMTVAKIPNATDIKSVTEADVATLKSTAMVGTFNPANLQYIDNPNGNFLTQTSGIEPIKENDAENPVYLLNLGRDVPSADNVGPGSVNLSGTARGWKKIQIFRALNGYKIRYANIDDKEYKEYLITKDTDYNFTFFSFNTGTPVKIQPKKKDWDLGFTTFTNEVVDPSTGVSAGSYFFADFIVTNTLNGVGVYQVTPTGNLDKAYNSFNLNDIDQTKFIFNDQRALGDKWRTTTGTTDNPLAHVYANRFFVLKDAEGFYFKLRFNTMKDKDGHRGNTNFEFEPL; this is encoded by the coding sequence ATGAAGTACCTAAAAATATTTACTCTTTTTTCAATCATTACTTTACAATCATGTATTTCTGCTGACGAAGATTCCGTTCCTGCGCCACCAATAACTGGATCTGTTGCAGATGTTGCGATAGGAGGTGCTAGTGAGCCCAATCAGGTTTGGATTGATTTAAGTGATGTAAATCCCCAAACAAAAAAAGTCAATCAGATCATCAATAACAGAACAAATTGGGATCTTGGATTTTATACCGGAGACGGATTTCATGTTGTGATTAACGGATCTATTGCCATGACTGTGGCGAAAATTCCAAATGCGACCGATATCAAATCGGTAACAGAAGCTGATGTAGCAACTCTTAAAAGTACGGCTATGGTAGGAACATTTAATCCAGCCAACCTGCAGTATATAGATAATCCCAATGGCAATTTTCTTACCCAGACTTCAGGAATAGAACCTATTAAAGAGAATGATGCCGAAAACCCGGTTTATCTGCTAAATCTGGGAAGAGATGTTCCGTCTGCTGACAATGTGGGGCCGGGATCCGTCAATCTTTCAGGAACCGCAAGAGGGTGGAAGAAAATTCAGATCTTCCGCGCACTTAATGGATATAAAATACGCTATGCCAACATAGATGACAAAGAATATAAGGAGTATTTAATTACAAAAGACACAGACTACAATTTCACTTTTTTTAGCTTTAATACAGGTACACCGGTAAAGATCCAGCCTAAAAAGAAAGATTGGGATCTGGGCTTCACCACTTTTACCAATGAAGTGGTAGATCCTTCTACCGGAGTAAGTGCAGGAAGCTACTTTTTTGCAGATTTTATCGTCACCAATACGCTTAATGGGGTAGGCGTATATCAGGTAACTCCCACAGGAAACCTTGATAAGGCTTATAATTCGTTTAATCTAAATGACATAGATCAGACTAAATTTATTTTTAATGACCAGAGAGCTCTTGGTGATAAATGGAGAACCACGACCGGAACAACGGATAACCCATTGGCCCATGTATATGCCAACAGGTTCTTTGTTCTGAAGGATGCTGAAGGATTTTACTTTAAACTAAGATTCAACACCATGAAAGATAAAGATGGCCATCGAGGCAACACTAATTTTGAATTTGAACCTTTATAA
- a CDS encoding hemin ABC transporter substrate-binding protein, which translates to MKKIILAASILMAVYSCKKEEGAKKENTTETSSEAPKSNNKIVTLSGGVTEIVSALGHEKEIVGTDVTSTYPATLKATAKDLGHVRSMTIEPIMAVNPTLILASEKDINPELLTKIKSSGIQAEVFKQEFTVDGTKKLIADVAKAIGNTDYQRLNDKIDADLKQIQPIAKKPKVLFIYARGNMLMVSGKNTPMAALIGLAGGENAVNDFEDFKPLTPEAVVKANPDILFLFETGLQGAGGNEGALKMPGVVQTNAGKNKKIIAMDGGLVSGFGPRLGEAAVALNKLLIENTK; encoded by the coding sequence ATGAAAAAAATCATTCTTGCAGCTTCCATTCTGATGGCCGTATATTCTTGCAAAAAAGAAGAAGGCGCTAAAAAAGAAAATACAACAGAAACATCTTCTGAAGCTCCAAAAAGCAATAACAAGATCGTTACGCTAAGTGGAGGAGTTACGGAAATCGTAAGTGCGTTGGGTCACGAAAAAGAGATCGTGGGAACAGACGTTACCAGTACTTATCCGGCCACATTAAAAGCTACAGCTAAGGACCTGGGACACGTAAGATCAATGACCATTGAGCCAATCATGGCGGTAAATCCTACCTTAATCTTGGCTTCAGAAAAAGATATCAACCCTGAATTGCTGACCAAGATCAAATCTTCGGGTATTCAGGCTGAGGTTTTCAAACAGGAATTTACGGTAGACGGAACTAAAAAACTGATCGCCGACGTAGCAAAAGCTATTGGAAACACAGATTATCAGAGATTAAACGACAAAATTGATGCTGATTTAAAACAAATTCAGCCCATCGCTAAAAAACCAAAAGTATTGTTCATCTATGCCAGAGGAAACATGCTCATGGTTTCAGGTAAAAATACACCAATGGCAGCACTGATAGGTCTCGCAGGGGGAGAAAATGCTGTAAATGATTTTGAAGATTTCAAGCCTTTAACACCTGAAGCCGTTGTAAAAGCTAATCCGGATATTTTATTCTTATTTGAAACAGGCCTTCAGGGAGCCGGAGGAAATGAAGGAGCTCTTAAAATGCCTGGTGTAGTGCAGACCAACGCAGGTAAAAATAAAAAGATCATCGCAATGGATGGAGGATTGGTTTCAGGTTTCGGACCTAGACTAGGAGAAGCAGCAGTAGCATTAAACAAACTTTTAATTGAGAACACAAAGTAA
- a CDS encoding iron ABC transporter permease, protein MRTQSKLYFYLTIGAVLLAIIAVLALNTGVYDFGGTSPFKVLWLYIKSDPSLSLSDKYVIWDVRASRIIMAILIGSMLAVSGTSLQGLFKNPLATGEAIGLTSGATLLAAIAIILGGHFKHYLPEVVQFSLVGISAFLGALLAMMLVYRISTSAGKTNVVMMLLSGVAITSIGFSITGFLIYISKDEQLRDLTFWNMGSLAAATWTKNIVLAVVLIISYTVLLPKGKALNAMMLGERDAQHLGINVEKLKKQIVIITSLMVGTCVAFSGTIGFVGLIVPYILRLLFKSNYVFILPLSAVLGSVLLLIADTFSRSIVAPSELPIGILTSLIGGPIFIAILIKFKKSL, encoded by the coding sequence TTGAGAACACAAAGTAAACTATACTTTTATCTGACTATAGGTGCCGTACTGCTTGCCATTATAGCAGTACTGGCACTTAATACAGGAGTCTATGATTTTGGAGGAACGTCACCCTTCAAGGTTTTATGGCTGTATATAAAAAGTGACCCAAGCTTATCTTTAAGCGATAAATATGTGATCTGGGATGTAAGAGCTTCAAGAATTATCATGGCGATTTTGATAGGAAGCATGCTTGCCGTTTCGGGAACCAGTCTGCAGGGATTATTTAAAAACCCCTTAGCGACGGGTGAAGCGATAGGCTTAACGTCCGGAGCTACATTACTTGCGGCAATTGCCATTATTTTAGGAGGACATTTCAAGCATTATCTTCCTGAAGTGGTACAGTTTTCACTCGTGGGTATTTCAGCTTTTTTAGGAGCCTTGTTAGCTATGATGCTCGTTTACAGGATTTCTACAAGTGCAGGAAAAACCAATGTTGTCATGATGCTTTTAAGCGGTGTGGCGATTACGTCCATCGGTTTTTCCATTACAGGATTTCTTATTTATATCTCAAAAGATGAACAGTTGAGAGATCTTACCTTCTGGAATATGGGAAGCCTTGCCGCAGCAACCTGGACAAAAAATATCGTTTTGGCAGTTGTTCTGATCATTTCCTATACCGTTTTACTGCCAAAAGGAAAAGCACTCAACGCAATGATGCTAGGCGAAAGAGATGCCCAGCACTTGGGAATCAATGTGGAAAAACTGAAGAAGCAGATTGTCATCATCACATCCTTAATGGTGGGAACCTGTGTTGCATTTTCAGGAACCATAGGTTTTGTAGGGCTTATTGTACCCTATATTTTAAGACTTTTATTTAAATCAAATTATGTCTTTATTTTACCATTGTCAGCCGTTTTAGGAAGTGTTTTACTTCTGATAGCCGATACATTCAGCAGAAGCATTGTGGCACCATCAGAATTGCCTATTGGTATTTTAACTTCATTAATTGGAGGCCCTATTTTTATCGCTATTTTAATTAAATTTAAAAAATCACTCTAA
- a CDS encoding heme ABC transporter ATP-binding protein, with protein MIKAHQINYLHKDFHILEGVDVSLGYGEFLAIVGPNGAGKSSLLSVLANEIKQEKQKILFKDKSIEDWEVKELSKHKSKFSQHNSNEIPLEVKDVVMMGRYPYFDSQPHKEDLEAMNKLMYETDVYHLKDREYNTLSGGEKQRVHLSRVMAQLENEIAHKLVFLDEPLNNLDIKHQYKALEIIKKFTKKVNSAIVVLHDLNLAAQFADKILLMKSGKVSAYGTPEEVFTAETISQAYNFPCTICGHPITNNPMIIFG; from the coding sequence ATGATAAAAGCACATCAGATCAATTATCTTCACAAGGATTTTCACATTCTTGAAGGCGTTGATGTCTCTTTAGGTTATGGAGAGTTTTTAGCGATTGTCGGGCCAAACGGAGCCGGAAAATCAAGCCTTCTCAGTGTTTTGGCGAATGAAATAAAGCAGGAAAAACAGAAAATTTTATTTAAAGACAAATCCATTGAAGACTGGGAAGTGAAAGAATTATCTAAGCATAAATCTAAATTTTCACAGCACAATTCCAACGAGATTCCCCTGGAGGTAAAAGATGTGGTTATGATGGGGCGTTATCCCTACTTCGATTCCCAGCCGCACAAAGAAGACCTTGAAGCCATGAATAAACTGATGTACGAAACAGATGTTTATCATTTAAAAGACAGGGAATACAACACCCTTTCCGGAGGAGAAAAACAACGTGTTCACCTTTCAAGAGTAATGGCTCAGCTGGAAAACGAGATTGCCCACAAACTGGTTTTTCTCGATGAACCACTGAATAATTTAGATATAAAACATCAGTATAAAGCTTTGGAGATTATTAAAAAATTCACCAAAAAAGTAAATAGCGCCATTGTTGTTTTGCACGATCTGAATCTTGCAGCCCAGTTTGCAGACAAAATTTTATTAATGAAATCAGGAAAGGTTTCCGCATACGGAACGCCGGAGGAAGTATTTACAGCCGAAACAATAAGCCAGGCTTACAACTTCCCATGCACCATCTGCGGACACCCAATTACCAATAACCCAATGATCATTTTTGGATAA
- a CDS encoding class I SAM-dependent methyltransferase: MEKDELKILACHLAHPQGEKGIEIGEMMNATNISMTLESVKTLLIEDEEHVLEIGHGNAGHLKNLLSRAQNLKYTGVDISETMYNEAQKLNKDFENQADFVLYEGKKLPFEDKTFDKIFTVNTVYFWENPVEFLNEIYRVLKNEGTFVMAFGQRKFMETLPFTAYDFNLYSNSEMEELISQSYFKRMKISEKEEDIQSKSGNETIHRIYTILTIKK; this comes from the coding sequence ATGGAAAAAGATGAATTAAAAATCCTTGCCTGCCATCTCGCCCATCCACAGGGAGAAAAAGGAATAGAGATCGGTGAGATGATGAATGCGACCAATATCAGCATGACATTAGAAAGTGTTAAAACACTCCTAATAGAAGATGAAGAACACGTCCTTGAAATAGGACATGGAAATGCAGGGCATCTGAAGAATCTTTTAAGCAGAGCCCAGAACCTGAAATATACAGGAGTAGATATTTCCGAAACCATGTACAATGAAGCCCAAAAGCTGAACAAAGACTTTGAAAACCAGGCGGATTTTGTATTGTATGAAGGAAAAAAACTTCCTTTTGAGGATAAAACCTTTGACAAAATATTCACGGTCAATACCGTCTATTTCTGGGAAAACCCGGTTGAATTTCTCAATGAGATCTACAGAGTTCTGAAGAATGAGGGAACGTTTGTCATGGCCTTCGGACAGAGAAAATTCATGGAAACGCTGCCCTTCACAGCGTATGATTTTAACCTCTACAGCAACTCCGAAATGGAAGAGCTGATTTCTCAAAGCTATTTCAAAAGAATGAAAATTTCTGAAAAAGAAGAAGATATACAAAGCAAATCCGGAAACGAAACCATCCATAGAATTTATACAATTTTAACCATAAAAAAATAA
- a CDS encoding hemin-degrading factor translates to MSTLVNDLKEKWEALKAENPHIRIRNAAAQLEVSEAELLATSIGEGVTALNPEFPAILTEAEKLGKVMALTRNDECVHERKGIYQNGDFSSPHAQLFVGEDIDLRIFLNHWKFAFAVVEGDKKSLQFFGKDGLALHKIYLTKDSNEAAFDAIVEQFKEEDQNQAFAAEPVAPKAPEKADSEIDAEGFKKAWTELKDTHDFFMMTRKFGVSRTQALRLAPEGFAKKIDNAKVVNVLEDASEKGLPIMIFVGNRGIIQIHTGNIKKTLWHQQWFNVMDPDFNLHLDVTKIAEAWIVKKPTEDGEVTAIEVFNKEGDFIVQFFGKRKPGIPELQEWKDLVAELEQ, encoded by the coding sequence ATGAGCACGTTAGTAAATGATTTAAAGGAAAAATGGGAAGCTCTGAAAGCAGAAAATCCACATATCAGAATAAGAAATGCTGCAGCACAGCTAGAAGTAAGCGAAGCTGAATTACTGGCAACAAGCATAGGAGAAGGAGTAACTGCTCTGAACCCGGAATTTCCTGCTATCCTTACCGAAGCTGAAAAGTTAGGAAAAGTAATGGCGCTTACCCGTAATGACGAATGTGTACACGAAAGAAAAGGAATTTACCAGAACGGTGATTTCAGCAGCCCCCATGCACAGCTTTTCGTAGGAGAAGATATTGACCTTAGAATATTCCTTAACCATTGGAAATTTGCTTTTGCAGTAGTGGAAGGAGACAAGAAAAGTCTTCAGTTCTTCGGGAAAGACGGTCTTGCCCTTCATAAGATTTACCTTACAAAAGACAGTAATGAAGCAGCTTTCGATGCTATTGTAGAACAATTCAAAGAAGAAGATCAGAACCAGGCGTTTGCCGCTGAACCAGTAGCTCCAAAAGCTCCTGAAAAAGCAGATTCTGAAATTGATGCGGAAGGATTCAAAAAAGCCTGGACTGAATTAAAAGATACCCATGATTTCTTTATGATGACCAGAAAATTCGGGGTAAGCAGAACACAGGCTTTAAGACTCGCGCCGGAAGGATTTGCTAAAAAGATTGACAATGCTAAAGTGGTGAATGTTTTGGAAGATGCTTCAGAAAAAGGCCTTCCTATCATGATATTCGTTGGAAACAGAGGAATTATCCAGATCCACACCGGAAACATAAAGAAAACACTGTGGCACCAGCAGTGGTTCAATGTAATGGATCCGGATTTCAATCTACATCTGGATGTTACGAAAATCGCTGAAGCATGGATCGTGAAAAAACCTACTGAAGACGGAGAAGTTACGGCTATTGAAGTATTCAACAAAGAAGGAGATTTCATCGTGCAGTTCTTTGGAAAAAGAAAGCCCGGAATCCCTGAACTTCAAGAGTGGAAAGATCTTGTTGCAGAATTAGAGCAATAA
- a CDS encoding ChaN family lipoprotein: protein MKNIFIAILLAGFCSLSAQDFKAYQFYDKKGKEVKTERLIKELAEYDIVFFGENHNSSINHWLQLKVTEGLFQKKNGHIILGAEMFERDNQAQLNQYLEGKFDAKTLKDSARLWNNYATDYKPLVDFAKAKKLNFIATNIPRKYASHTAKEGLESLNALSEKEKTYIAQLPIKVTLDTPGYQEMKAMMGDHAEGTKVMNFYFCTGNKRCYHG, encoded by the coding sequence ATGAAAAATATTTTCATAGCCATTTTGCTGGCAGGTTTCTGTTCGTTGAGCGCACAGGATTTTAAAGCGTACCAGTTTTATGACAAAAAAGGAAAAGAAGTAAAAACAGAAAGGCTGATTAAAGAATTGGCTGAATATGATATAGTTTTCTTTGGAGAAAATCATAACAGCTCCATTAATCACTGGCTTCAGCTGAAAGTGACGGAAGGTCTGTTTCAAAAGAAAAACGGACATATCATCCTGGGTGCAGAAATGTTTGAAAGAGATAACCAGGCTCAGCTGAACCAATATCTGGAAGGAAAATTTGATGCTAAAACATTGAAGGATTCTGCCCGTTTATGGAACAACTATGCGACAGATTACAAGCCATTGGTAGATTTTGCCAAAGCTAAAAAACTGAATTTCATTGCCACCAATATTCCAAGGAAATATGCTTCCCACACAGCAAAAGAAGGCCTGGAATCTCTGAATGCATTAAGCGAAAAAGAGAAAACGTATATTGCTCAGCTTCCTATTAAAGTTACACTGGATACTCCGGGTTATCAGGAAATGAAAGCAATGATGGGTGATCATGCTGAAGGGACAAAAGTGATGAACTTTTATTTCTGCACAGGCAACAAAAGATGCTACCATGGCTGA
- a CDS encoding peptide deformylase, whose translation MKKISFLFIFFIGFINAQKLTSNEISIINEGNVSTALPIYQTTDSHQHTTLLSLSTEIDPVDPNTVTLVKRMKESLLSTDGGVGIAAPQVGINRKVIWVQRFDKEGNPLEYFINPVIVWKSELQNLGPEGDLSIPEFRDQFYRSKVIQLEYVDLKGQKYSEIVEGFTAVIFQHEIDHLFGILISDKKEKEKNDSYKKVDAFKRSDSTTR comes from the coding sequence ATGAAAAAAATATCTTTTCTGTTCATCTTTTTTATAGGGTTCATCAATGCCCAGAAACTGACATCAAACGAAATTTCAATTATTAATGAAGGCAATGTCAGCACGGCATTACCCATTTATCAGACAACAGACTCTCATCAGCATACAACTTTATTAAGCCTTTCTACAGAAATTGATCCGGTTGATCCCAATACTGTAACTTTGGTGAAAAGAATGAAAGAATCTCTTCTTTCAACAGACGGTGGAGTAGGCATTGCAGCACCACAGGTCGGAATCAACAGAAAAGTAATATGGGTTCAGCGTTTTGATAAAGAGGGAAATCCCCTGGAATATTTTATTAATCCTGTGATTGTCTGGAAATCTGAACTACAGAATCTCGGTCCTGAAGGTGATCTTTCCATTCCCGAATTCAGGGACCAGTTTTACAGAAGCAAAGTGATCCAGTTAGAATATGTTGATTTGAAAGGGCAGAAATATTCGGAGATTGTGGAAGGATTTACAGCAGTTATTTTTCAACATGAGATTGACCATCTTTTTGGAATCCTCATTTCAGATAAAAAAGAGAAGGAGAAAAATGATTCTTATAAAAAAGTGGATGCTTTTAAAAGGAGTGATTCAACAACGAGATAA
- a CDS encoding NERD domain-containing protein, which produces MDISFLIIFILGILFLVIKYYTPKIKGYIGERRVSETLKRLNNKEYIVLNNIELKIKGSISQIDHIIVSDYGIFVIETKNYKGWILGYEKDRYWYQVIYKYRRKFYNPVLQNQGHIYALKHVLKNYKYLRYYSIIVFTKRATLKTKTYTDVVYTNKLVKTIKKYDSAYINERTKNEIVATILHARINNRTEDKRIIANSNLSRNISCPNCGGNLIKRNGKYGFFWGCDNFPKCEYTRNIK; this is translated from the coding sequence ATGGATATTAGCTTTTTAATTATTTTTATTCTAGGCATCTTATTCCTGGTCATTAAATATTACACTCCAAAAATAAAGGGATATATTGGCGAGCGCAGGGTTTCTGAAACCCTTAAAAGATTAAATAATAAAGAATATATTGTCCTGAATAATATTGAATTAAAGATTAAAGGCTCTATTTCACAGATAGATCACATCATTGTTTCAGATTACGGAATATTTGTTATTGAAACCAAAAATTATAAAGGCTGGATTTTAGGCTATGAAAAAGACAGGTACTGGTATCAGGTTATTTATAAGTACAGACGTAAATTTTACAACCCTGTTTTACAAAACCAGGGTCATATTTATGCTTTAAAGCACGTCCTGAAAAATTATAAGTATTTGAGATATTACTCGATAATTGTATTTACAAAAAGAGCAACTCTTAAAACCAAAACATATACTGATGTGGTTTATACCAATAAGTTGGTCAAAACCATTAAAAAATATGATTCAGCTTATATTAACGAACGAACCAAGAACGAAATTGTCGCAACAATTCTCCATGCAAGAATAAACAACCGTACTGAAGATAAAAGAATAATAGCCAATTCTAATCTCAGCCGAAATATTTCATGCCCAAATTGTGGAGGAAACCTTATTAAAAGAAATGGCAAATATGGATTTTTCTGGGGCTGCGATAATTTTCCGAAATGTGAATATACAAGAAATATAAAGTAA
- a CDS encoding organic hydroperoxide resistance protein: MKTLYTTKVTAQGGRNGHVKSENGVLDLEVKMPKALGGGSDDFANPEMLFAAGYSACFDSALNRVISLSKVKTGETTVTAQISIGQIENGGFGLAAELDVNIPGVSIEEAQELTEKAHQICPYSNATRGNIEVKLSVTNN, encoded by the coding sequence ATGAAAACGTTATATACAACAAAGGTAACCGCACAGGGTGGAAGAAACGGCCATGTAAAAAGTGAAAACGGTGTTTTGGATCTTGAAGTAAAAATGCCCAAAGCTTTAGGTGGTGGCAGTGATGATTTTGCGAATCCTGAAATGCTTTTTGCAGCAGGATACTCAGCCTGTTTTGACAGTGCCCTTAACAGAGTGATCAGTTTATCTAAAGTAAAAACCGGTGAGACAACAGTAACTGCCCAGATCAGCATAGGACAGATTGAAAATGGAGGTTTCGGTTTGGCTGCAGAGCTGGACGTGAATATTCCAGGAGTTTCTATTGAAGAAGCGCAGGAGCTGACTGAAAAAGCGCATCAGATCTGTCCGTATTCTAATGCGACAAGAGGTAATATTGAAGTGAAGCTTTCAGTGACGAATAACTAA
- a CDS encoding MarR family winged helix-turn-helix transcriptional regulator, translating to MENSKSLQLENQICFPLYVIAKEITGLYRPFLDEIDITYPQYLVMMVLWENDGLAVNHIGEKLFLDSGTLTPLLKRLENKGIIDRKRKKEDERVVEVFLTESGKQLKQKACEIPGKIQKKIGVETEDLLHLKETVQKILNKIEK from the coding sequence ATGGAAAATTCAAAATCTTTACAATTAGAAAATCAGATCTGCTTCCCGCTGTATGTGATTGCAAAAGAGATTACGGGACTTTACCGCCCGTTTCTTGATGAGATTGATATTACCTATCCACAATATCTCGTGATGATGGTATTATGGGAAAATGACGGTCTTGCAGTAAACCATATTGGCGAAAAGCTGTTCCTGGACAGCGGAACGTTAACGCCTCTTCTGAAAAGGCTGGAAAATAAAGGAATTATTGACAGAAAGCGAAAAAAAGAAGATGAAAGAGTGGTTGAAGTATTTTTAACGGAATCAGGGAAACAGCTGAAGCAGAAAGCCTGTGAAATTCCGGGAAAAATACAAAAAAAAATAGGTGTAGAGACGGAAGATCTACTTCATCTTAAAGAAACTGTTCAAAAAATATTAAACAAAATAGAAAAATAA